ACCAATATATCGTTTATCGAATCTCGAGATTACAAAGCAATAATTAAGCAAGAAATGATAGATCTGAACAACGAcctgactttgacttgtactttgacttcacTTGGAAAGTCGGGTTGTTATATAGTGAGTTTTGACGTTAAACACGAATaaaacatcaaattgaaggtcaattgacggataaaattcaaaattgaaGACATTATTATGATCGAAATTGATTTTCACACAGTCCTGTGAAATTTCATCTTGAAATTCATAGAAATAAAGATTCTGGATCGAAATTTGTGGTCTGAAATGTGTTCTTGATGACATCAGcttagcttcgtacgaaggcggggcttcgtacgaaggcacgaTACTAACTGTCATATATGCTGATATGAACCCACCTCTAGGTTCGTACGAAGGCACATCTAGGATCGTACGAAGGCATGGTAGCTCTATTGTATGGTAaggatgttgttcgtatgaaacccgtggtcagagatgagcaaatagttctgggtaccggtaccaaattttccgatccgaaagatcttaagtaccaattcggtaccaacttttggcgttcctagtatcggttcactaccgttttttatCTTCATATACGGGTACCGTAACCGCTATTTTCGGTATCAGTGCCGATTCTGTATCgattggcaccgagctcatccccatccatgaaactaaaaaaagaaaaaaaaattaaaagttgacgaaaatcaacaaaaaaaaagttgtacgatatcGTTGTTGTTCGTACGTACCCGTGATCCGGGatagcaaatggtaccgggtagcaacactgaatttcccgaaccaaaagattttcagtatcaattcggcaccaacttttggtgttttctgtattagtgttggtttttaccttcatgtaccgataacaaacaggaccgtaccggtattttcgataccagtactggctcgataccggttgacaccaagcttatcccaacccgTGATATTAAAAGaatgattaaagttaaaaagtaacgaaaataattattattataatattaaaataataaaagtattaaaaaattatatattcgTGGTTCGAAATGTGTTTTTGATGACATCAGCTTAGGTTCGTACGAAGGCggggcttcgtacgaaggcacgaTACTAACTGTCATATATGCTGATACGAACCCACCTCTTGGTTCGTACGAAGGCACATCCAGGATCATACGAAGGCATGGTAGCTCTGTTGTCATAATTcacagcttcgtacgaagggaccATGGTGCTAAATGTCAATTTAATCCAGAACAAATGCCTAAAAAAGGCATTTTTTGATCGCAACGACGAGGTGAGTTTCTagaaaaaatttggtgattgaaaTTTTTTTTCGAGTTTTTAACGACCAAGCTGGGTTGTTCGGGGACACTGTCCGGGGCTTTAGCGAACAAATTTGATGATGCGATCACAGATTGTGGAAAttagtggggtagtcatgataCTGGTGCATAAAGTTTATCTTCTGGGTTATCTGACTATTAATGGGCCGTAACGCAAAATCCGCAATGATGAAAAACTGACGTTTGGGGCAAAATTGTCACATTTTTGGCATAGTCGAGTTTTTCAGAGATTAAATAGAACTGGATTGCTCAGTTTGAGGGGGAATTCAATGATAAGACGCtagaatttgcaaaaatgagggggaataaaaatttcagATGAAATTCcagcatttttgaaattcgtgatACTGCAACAGTATTCTGGTGGTTCCGACTTCAGAGTTGTCCGGGAATGTGTATCAGATTGGTGGTGAAAGCTTCCGAGATCTAGATGATTCAAGGAGTTGATATCTGATCGTGGACAAAAGCTTCGGAGATCTGAGAGTGATCGTGGATGATAGCTTCTGAGATCTAGATTATCCAAGGAGATGAGTCTGATTGTGGACGAATGCTTCAGAGATCGGAATACATTACCAgatgagtcagtagggatacagtcctcgcagggttggtttaaagttttaatagtagtttatggATAAGGTATTCAAGTGGTAtcttacttctcctgtaggggttAAGACCGTCCGCTCGTGAAATAGtactaagcttgaaccaggttctcgtaggatctatacactaaaatGACGACTATGATACCCATAAAAAATCaaattcgggggggggggggatggaaGGCAATAGTTGGAATAGAGGAGGAATTTATAAAATACGATATTAATTTGAAGTACCACTTGGTTAGTGAAGTGGGCTCGGGTGAAAAAAACACTGTTTTGGGTCGATGGATGGATTAATGGTGGCACGTTAAGAGAACGGTTCCCTCAAACGTATCAACTAGCTAAACAAAAAATGGCGAGGGTATAGGATTGCTATAGGTTCTACAATGGCGGCATTTTATGGGCATGAGAGTGGAATAGAGCACTTGCTGGTAGGAGTGAAGTAGAAGAAATGGAAGATTTAAATAAGCTACTATTAGAGTAGAAAATATCAGACCAGAATGATCGATGGAAGTTGAAAAATGGAAAAGATTCAGACTTTGCGTTAGGGAATCTGAGACAGTCTCTAACATCACAACTGGATCTGAACTCAACATGTGATTTCCCGTGGAATAATATTGTTAACACTTAAAATTAACATGTTTATTTGGCGTGCACGGGATGACAAGATATCATCAGCTAAAGCGTTAAGCGTTAAACATCAGAGACATAAACTTACAAGATACCAACTGTCCAATTTGCGGACTGGTAGAGGAAGACTGAAAACCTCCTGGTGCGTTGCTAGTTCGTAGACTAGGTATTGAACTGTGATGGAATTATTGCAGAGTGTAGGAGGATTGGGTATCGCAATGAGCCGAAAAAGGTAGTTCATGCAGTTTTTTTTGCAAGGAAAGGAGACGAAAAAGTATAagataatctatactatataataaaagaaacctattttgtgacacttgtcattctctcatttaattgattaaaattattaataatatactaataataataatatttaatctaatctaatacaaatgataataatatttaatctaatctaatacaaattcttattattaattcaataacctattgttaaactaaaacttcaatagaatcttaaatcctagctaaacaagtttcgaaattcataataatattaatatgttagactaaatatattattgatatatatataaaaaatatattattgatatatataactaaaattattatcaataatattaataataggtttagaatcaaatacaaagattcaaaaaataagaagtcgtacaaagggtatcaaatagactctgattgacctcattcaaccgacattagagctgtcttatcgaactctacgacattaattaatatgtatgagttgatgggttacatttataatggagagttcaaatgagaagaaactttATGTAGGAAGAAAAAAGaataaatttcaaccaataagaatgcttcattttactttatttaatataagtatttaatgttactataagggtaataCGGTAAACCTACAATGATGATTAATTAGTAGTATTCCTCTTTAATGGCTAACTACAttaaaatttgtaacttatcttcaaaatatgtatttttttcaaaaaaaataaaataaaataaaataatttagagtgtaggataaattacaatgtgtatatgataaattaagtgttgtgtatgataaatttcaaCAAGTGTAGGGTAAATTTCGAAAGGTATAGGGTAgcttttgatgtgtgtagtcaAAAAACTTTAGTGTGAATGATGATatttttatgactaattaattagtcaaatatgataataaatgagataagtgaaaaagtatttaatgttttacaattgtactctttgttctttttattctcaattaaattttcttctcaaatgaactttcccctacatttatattaactcatttatgtcaatatggtatgtaaatgtctttgtctttgttttaaatttacaggaaatatctatactatatggTTTAAATTGtttaacccgtgtaacacacggggaactaacctagtagaAGAGATAAAAGAAACACATTCGATCTGGTGGTGAACAAACGAAAGGTAAGGGGTGTGAGTTGAAAAGACCGAAGAAGTTTTAGCTTTGAACTtttaaatgtatatatatatgtttgtttaATGTGACGATGTAATCATGTCCAAAATGGACTTTGTTTTATTAAACAAGTAATAAAAGTTGTTGCCCTGTAAAAAAAGTTGTACTAGTTATAAAAGTAATACCACACGTGTCATTATAGAAGAGAAAATTTTCTTTTATCTTTTGAGATACAAACAAAAAAGGCAAACACAAAATCTTTATATAATATGGTTGTTGGaaaaaattcaagaaagatgttCAGGTACCTTTTCTTTTTTCTTCAATCTCATCCTTCTCCATAATGCCCCAACTCAGTCCCccttttctctctctatctctatatacaatatacatatatatatatatatgcgcgCATCTTTTTGCTGCAAAAGGAAAAGGCATCATAGTGGCACCCTGTCTTTTCTTGAGTCCTTTTTAGTAAAGGTAAAAAATTTAGAGCTCCTTTTCTTGTTCATAATTTTTGCTTCAATTGGGTGCAGCAGTTTAACATTAACTCCATTTCATGAATCATGTGTAACTTCTTCAATTTCCACTTATTACATGCCATTTATCAACCCCTGTTGACCCCCACCCACCCCCTCTTGTGTTCTTTCTGTTAAGTTTTCCTTTTTCCTCTCATGTTCATATCTTTGGGAAGATCTGAAGTGGGTTCCATCTTCATTACCAAACTCTTACTTGTTGTTCTTAAAGAGTTGAATATCTTCTTGATATATGCTTTTCAGGCACCAGATTGTGTTGATCCATgaacatatgtgtgtgtgtgtgaataaTCTAGAATCTGCCTTGCATTATGGATTATGACCTACAACTATTATATGCTATTTTTTTATTACTTGGAATCATTATTAAAAGTGAATCTACTTTATGAATATTTTTATGTGTATGGCTATGCATAGTTCCCTCAAATTATAATGCTATTATTCCATTATCTGATAATTGTTTGGTTTAAATGATAGATAGATAATATGACTCATCTTTTTTGTGTCTGATTCTGGATCTATATATAAAATGATCATTGATCTACCAACTGCTGAGATTAAAATTGATGTGGGTTTTATGCAGAATTTGGAGATGAAAAGTGATatctaatataataataataataataatgatctGATGAAGTAAACGATGCCAAACCGGCCATGGTTTGCACTGCAGATGATTTGTTGGAGTGGAAAGACTTTCCAAAGGGTCTTAGAGTCTTGCTCCTTAATGATGACATCAGTTCTGCAACTGATATAAGATCAAAACTTGAAGAAATGGATTATCTTGGTAAGTTATTCAAGCTCCAAAACTGTTCTTGATTTGTATAGTTTTGTACCCAGAGTTTTACAAGGTGAACTTTAACTGAATATAAAATAAGAAAAAACATTTAAGAATATTTGCTTTATTGCCTTCAGTTTCTACCTTCGGTAATGAGAATGAAGCATTGTCAGCCATTTCAGATAATTCTAGAGTCTTCCATGTAGCAATAGTAGAGGTATTGAAGTTGATTGAGATAATTCgaatttttgtatgttttttagtcATGATTTAGGGTGATGATTATATTTTGTTACAGGTGCGAGCCGACAACAAAGATGGAAGGTTTAAATTTCTTGAAAGCACGAAAGATTTGCCGAAAATCAGTACGCCCAACGAACCTAATCTCCTTCGCTTGGATCATAAAGTTTGATGTTTGTTCACTTTTGATTGCAGTAACTTCAGATGTGAATTGCATAAGTACCATGATGAAGTGCATAGCAGCAAGTTTTCTTCTTCACAAGCATTTTTTTCATAATCCAAGTAGTCTGGGGGTGTTTAGATATGTGTTTTGAAACTATTAGTTGGTTTCGTAGAAGCCATAACAAAACGACTCATATTTAACGCAGCACAATGATAGTTGCATGGTGTTGGTGGGTTCTCCTGGCGTCACGGTTATAAGGAACAATtgcatttttttatataaatttctTCAATAATCACAATTTGTCAAAACACTCGTTATTACAACTTGGACAAGCACACAGTCTATCGATCGGAGTCTGATTATCTAATATCACATAATTAATCACATTCAAAATGCACATTTTAACACCCCCTTAAGCTTATAAAAAACTGTTTTAATAAAACAGTTTCGATTATGTGTTCAGCTTGGTGCGGTTGAGTTCCTCCAGAAACCACTTTCAGAGGATAAACTTAGAAACATATGGCAGCATGTGGCTCACAAGGTCAGTTTAACCTGTATCCTCAACATTTTATAATCTGGTTACCTTTCTCAGCTTGTTTTCTGATATTCGGAACATGAAACATCGAGCAGGCGTTTAATGCAGGACTCAAGGATCAGTTTGAACCTATGAAATCTGACAATGCTTCATATGGCTCTGATCTAGATGATCGTTTGAAGGAAGACTTTAGTCAAAATCAAGAGCATGCATCAATTGATGATACATGCCATCAAGATCAAGCTCACATATCGACTGAGAAAGTGTGTGTTGATCATGGTGGTGAATCCAAATTTGTCGAAACTGCTTGTGATGATTTGGCTGTTGATACTATTACTATTGAAACAGACACATCCACGAGTTTAGAGGAAGGTATTGGGAAGCCTTTAAGCAATGAAAGTTGTCCCGATCATACAAATAATAAGAAGCTAAATGAAGCATCTAAGCATCCTAATTCATGCCCCACTAAATCTAGTCGAAGGAAGATCAAGGTAAGATGATGGGTTATGCTATCTTTTATGATAGTACTCTTGATTTAAGATACAAGGGGCGGGGCGGGTAGCAGCTAGGGGTGTAAATGAACCAAGCTGAGCCGGAGTTCGCCTAAGCTTGAGCTCAGCTCGTTTAACGTACGAGAGCTCGGCTTGTTTGTGACTAGTTTTACAAAGCTCTAGCTTGGCTCATACTAGGCTCGTTTATTTTTTACATTTATAGTTATTTTGCTACATaccataatatatattatttagttatttctATCGTAATTTTATTATCATAACTATTATGTAATTACATATTTAATATGTTaagtaatatttatataaataataataggCTCGTTTAGGCCTGCGAGACTCGAGTTTGATAAGTGAAGATCAGGATCATGTTTGTTTATTAAGTAAACTATTTTTAGACTTAAGTTGTGGCTCGAGCTCATTTAAGCTCGGCTCGATTTAAGCCTTTAGCAAGCTGATCTCGAGTAGCTCACGAGCGACCCGGCTCGTTTACTCCCAAGTAGTAGCTTATGTGGTGCTAGTTTACTCGTGTTTCAGGTTGATTGGACTTCTGAACTACACAAAAAATTTGTACAAGCCGTAGAACAACTTGGTGTTGATCAAGCAATTCCTTCGCGCATACTAGAACTTATGAACGTTCCGGGTTTGACTCGCCATAATGTATCAAGTCATCTCCAGGTTAGTTTAAACATCTTTTTATATAGTTGGCCGCACATGTATCCGTGCTTATCtttttaatttatattataaTTCAATCAGAAATATAGATTGCATAGGCGACATATTTTGCCCAAGGAAAGCGCGCGAAAATGGCCTCAAGTTGGACATTCAACACCAAGAAACTACTATCTACAGAAACCCGTTATGGCTTACCCTCCTCCATATCCGTCTAACCACCCCCAAGTCTATCCTGCTTGGCCGCCTCCACCTCAGATGTATTATCCAGGTTGGCAGTCTTCGGGAAACTGGACGTGGAATCCTTGTTCAGGGGTAATTACACAATTTTTAAGAGTAATAGACAAATTTCTGCTATGTGGCCGGTAACGGGTCGTTTGAACGTTAAAGGTTAATGATTAATGTGTTATTGTTACATTCCAGGTACAAGCTGAAGCGTGGGGCCGGCCCGCCATACCTCCGCCATGTACATCTTTTCCTCAAGTGAGtatacttgattttttttttttttttttgcattaaaATAGGTTGTTTGATTGTGAAAATGTACTTGTCAATGATCTGATTGCAGGGTGCTGCACAATTTCAGACCCGTAATTCGATCTGCCAAGCCATTCCGAAGAACTCATTCGACAATTATCCGGTATTTTATATAAAACTTTGTTCTTAGTTACTACCTAAAATTGATGACAATTAGTGGTTTTCAAGATGAATTCTTTTCAGTAATTTTGAAGTACAAGAATTTGAAACAAGTTGATAGATAGACTAAGGTTCTAGAAAGAAAATTAAAAGTTCCTTTGTTTGAGGTTCTATGTGGTAATTAATTATAACATGATGCTGCTATATATTGTAGGGAGATGAAGTGATTGACAAGGTTGTAAAGGAAGCAATAAATAATCCATGGCTACCCTTGCCTTTGGGCCTCAGACCTCCATCTACTGAGAGCGTCATTTATGAGCTCTTGAAGCAAGGAATCTCCACCGTTCCTCATCAAACCAACGGATCTCATTCATGCTTGTGACATACACACACTTTCTATATATATTATTACCATTCACAGTAAGTAAGTAAGTAGATCCACTTTTGAAGGCCAAAATGGGCCTACGACTTTGATGGTAGAGGTGGGACAAAACTTTCTGTTGTGGTTTGAATTTTGATCCTGAGCTAAAACCTTTTTGTGGCTTGTTATGTGCATCAAAACTAGTACCTTGTTCTGGATTTATTAAAGTCAACTTTGGAGCAATAGCGACAGTTATGATGGAAAGTCTGCTTTATTGGATGCCTTCCTTATCTATCTTGACATCATTATTAATTAATTGACATTTGCAACTTTAGAAACATTTTCTTTTTTCGAACGGCAATTGTAGGGCGAGACAAGCTCTTAAATCCTGCCTAGGCCCAACTCCATACTGAAATCCCAATATGTACACGGAGTCGAACCTGGGAACTTCCCAGAGGAGAAGTCTTACGAAAAACTCCCCTGACCAACTTGGCTATACCATGTTGGctttaaaaaacaaataaattactgaaataaatcaaagtaaatattTTCTTACTAAAAAAACATTGTAACATAGTTTAAATGACTTGTATGTTTATGCTCCAATTAAAATTTATATCAATTAAAATTTATATCGTAAAAGTGGTTAATTACCAATTAT
This genomic stretch from Helianthus annuus cultivar XRQ/B chromosome 8, HanXRQr2.0-SUNRISE, whole genome shotgun sequence harbors:
- the LOC110885934 gene encoding two-component response regulator-like APRR2 isoform X1; translated protein: MVCTADDLLEWKDFPKGLRVLLLNDDISSATDIRSKLEEMDYLVSTFGNENEALSAISDNSRVFHVAIVEVRADNKDGRFKFLESTKDLPKIITSDVNCISTMMKCIAFRLCVQLGAVEFLQKPLSEDKLRNIWQHVAHKAFNAGLKDQFEPMKSDNASYGSDLDDRLKEDFSQNQEHASIDDTCHQDQAHISTEKVCVDHGGESKFVETACDDLAVDTITIETDTSTSLEEGIGKPLSNESCPDHTNNKKLNEASKHPNSCPTKSSRRKIKVDWTSELHKKFVQAVEQLGVDQAIPSRILELMNVPGLTRHNVSSHLQKYRLHRRHILPKESARKWPQVGHSTPRNYYLQKPVMAYPPPYPSNHPQVYPAWPPPPQMYYPGWQSSGNWTWNPCSGVQAEAWGRPAIPPPCTSFPQGAAQFQTRNSICQAIPKNSFDNYPGDEVIDKVVKEAINNPWLPLPLGLRPPSTESVIYELLKQGISTVPHQTNGSHSCL
- the LOC110885934 gene encoding two-component response regulator-like APRR2 isoform X2 is translated as MVCTADDLLEWKDFPKGLRVLLLNDDISSATDIRSKLEEMDYLVSTFGNENEALSAISDNSRVFHVAIVEVRADNKDGRFKFLESTKDLPKIITSDVNCISTMMKCIALGAVEFLQKPLSEDKLRNIWQHVAHKAFNAGLKDQFEPMKSDNASYGSDLDDRLKEDFSQNQEHASIDDTCHQDQAHISTEKVCVDHGGESKFVETACDDLAVDTITIETDTSTSLEEGIGKPLSNESCPDHTNNKKLNEASKHPNSCPTKSSRRKIKVDWTSELHKKFVQAVEQLGVDQAIPSRILELMNVPGLTRHNVSSHLQKYRLHRRHILPKESARKWPQVGHSTPRNYYLQKPVMAYPPPYPSNHPQVYPAWPPPPQMYYPGWQSSGNWTWNPCSGVQAEAWGRPAIPPPCTSFPQGAAQFQTRNSICQAIPKNSFDNYPGDEVIDKVVKEAINNPWLPLPLGLRPPSTESVIYELLKQGISTVPHQTNGSHSCL